The Peribacillus sp. FSL P2-0133 genome has a segment encoding these proteins:
- a CDS encoding aromatic-ring-hydroxylating dioxygenase subunit beta, translating into MNVEKMLLKCEFEQWLYDEAQLLDDIEFDDWFDLMHSSLRYQMPVRVNKEGVERPDYSTEMFTFNDDIELLKLRVDRLKTDYAWAEIPPSRTRRFVSNVRVKEFVEGEKAVVKSYLLIYRSRSTDIQHDLISGERNDEFIFEEGKWKLSKRIFIVDQSTINTRNLAIFV; encoded by the coding sequence ATGAATGTGGAGAAAATGTTGCTCAAATGTGAATTTGAACAGTGGCTGTATGATGAAGCTCAACTGCTGGATGATATTGAATTTGATGATTGGTTCGATTTAATGCATTCGAGCTTGCGTTATCAAATGCCTGTACGTGTTAATAAAGAAGGAGTGGAACGCCCGGATTATTCAACGGAAATGTTTACATTTAATGATGATATTGAGCTGCTTAAACTGCGCGTGGATCGTTTGAAAACGGATTATGCTTGGGCGGAAATACCGCCGTCAAGAACGCGGCGTTTTGTCTCTAATGTACGCGTTAAAGAATTTGTTGAAGGTGAAAAGGCAGTCGTCAAGAGCTATCTGCTTATCTATCGAAGCCGCAGCACGGATATTCAACATGATTTGATTTCGGGGGAACGAAATGATGAATTCATTTTCGAAGAAGGTAAATGGAAACTTTCCAAACGGATATTCATTGTTGATCAATCAACGATAAATACCAGAAATCTTGCTATCTTCGTATAA